From Eremothecium sinecaudum strain ATCC 58844 chromosome V, complete sequence, a single genomic window includes:
- the CET1 gene encoding polynucleotide 5'-phosphatase (Syntenic homolog of Ashbya gossypii AFL134W; Syntenic homolog of Saccharomyces cerevisiae YPL228W (CET1) and YMR180C (CTL1)) gives MSEGIRDDDPRQVASSTTLVNKKQKSSDANDTKRRFANGEDFSSNSPSQIDDETDTDAELGEVAFDQNDFKFDFEQQEKQTSIPDGQKAVSAKKDNSADTPGENSEREEELNSEKVVESNTTNTARKPMDIFDERASLESKKNNLKKDLKILHEIASTAKPSRYKVAPIWAHKWKPTVKALQSLDRKDFTQIDVSFTQVIPDDDLTKSVQDWIYATVLSVPEDQRQFIELEMKFGMLMDGGSDSQRVSPPVSSQTVYTEMDARMKPDVDERVFFELNRFVKSISELNENTGKFNIIESHTKDELYRVGVSTQRPRFLRMSKDVKTGRVGAFIEKKRISHLLLFSPKDSYDVKMSINLELPVPENDPPEKYKDHIPISARTKERISYIHNDSCTRIDITKVSNHNQGVKKSENELTHEIELELNTQALLSAFDKISHDSKEYATIVRTFLNNGTIIRRKLTSLSYEIFEGSKKL, from the coding sequence ATGTCAGAAGGGATAAGAGACGATGACCCTAGACAGGTAGCGTCTTCGACAACATTGGTTAATAAAAAACAGAAAAGCAGTGATGCAAACGACACCAAAAGAAGATTCGCGAATGGTGAAGATTTTAGCTCGAATTCACCTTCCCAAATAGATGACGAAACAGATACGGATGCTGAACTTGGAGAGGTCGCGTTTGATCAGAATGATTTTAAATTTGACTTTGAACAGCAGGAAAAGCAGACTTCTATTCCAGACGGACAAAAAGCTGTTAGTGCTAAAAAGGATAATAGCGCGGACACACCTGGAGAAAACAGCGAAAGGGAGGAGGAATTGAACAGTGAGAAGGTAGTTGAAAGTAATACGACCAACACGGCAAGGAAACCTATGGATATTTTTGATGAGAGAGCATCTTTAGAGTCTAAGAAGAATAATCTGAAGAAAGATCTGAAGATTCTGCATGAAATTGCGTCGACGGCAAAGCCCAGTCGTTATAAGGTTGCCCCAATCTGGGCTCACAAGTGGAAACCTACTGTGAAAGCATTGCAAAGTCTGGATAGAAAAGATTTTACACAAATTGACGTGTCATTCACGCAGGTTATTCCAGACGATGATCTAACGAAATCGGTCCAGGATTGGATATATGCCACTGTGCTGAGTGTTCCAGAGGATCAACGACAGTTTATAGAGTTGGAGATGAAATTTGGGATGCTGATGGACGGTGGTTCAGATTCACAGAGAGTTAGTCCTCCGGTTTCATCGCAGACAGTTTACACCGAAATGGATGCTAGGATGAAGCCAGATGTTGATGAACGCGTGTTCTTTGAGCTTAACAGATTTGTGAAGAGTATATCGGAGTTAAATGAAAACACCGGCAAGTTTAATATTATCGAGTCACACACTAAAGATGAACTCTATAGAGTAGGTGTTTCTACACAGAGACCGCGGTTTCTGAGAATGAGTAAGGACGTAAAGACTGGACGTGTTGGCGCTTTTATTGAAAAGAAACGTATTTCCCATTTGCTGCTGTTCTCTCCCAAGGACAGCTACGATGTAAAAATGTCAATTAACCTGGAATTACCTGTCCCAGAAAATGACCCTCCAGAAAAGTATAAAGATCATATACCTATTAGTGCAAGAACTAAGGAGCGTATAAGTTATATTCACAACGATTCATGCACTAGAATTGATATAACGAAGGTTTCTAATCATAACCAAGGAGTCAAGAAAAGCGAAAATGAACTTACTCATGAAATCGAGCTAGAACTGAACACACAAGCGCTTTTATCAGCTTTTGATAAAATATCCCATGACAGTAAAGAATACGCGACAATTGTACGGACATTCTTAAACAACGGGACAATCATCCGTCGAAAGCTCACGTCGCTTTCTTACGAGATCTTTGAGGGCAGCAAAAAACTTTAA
- a CDS encoding uncharacterized protein (Syntenic homolog of Ashbya gossypii AFL135W; Syntenic homolog of Saccharomyces cerevisiae YMR181C and YPL229W), with the protein MMPYLTPPLSNSSLGTTLEMVSSAGLQMLHQPQLQQQQQQQQQQQGSQQHQTQYAQAQKQPYFPLAGDGAQQPTPPLMPLPTAGVNASSAMGDTGIYRYHKQISKSFQDDLIYCPRTLLNKEELNQCYQMDMLMMMEMQQQLQQLPQHVQQLSHPQQQQQQLLAGSATSGAAPQGLQSIKFNPYTSQSFNPSGATSPSS; encoded by the coding sequence ATGATGCCTTACTTGACGCCTCCACTATCGAATTCATCTCTCGGTACAACTTTGGAGATGGTTTCGTCAGCTGGGCTACAAATGCTACACCAACCACAACtacaacaacaacagcagcagcagcaacaacaacaggGAAGCCAACAGCACCAAACGCAGTATGCTCAAGCACAGAAACAGCCGTATTTTCCTCTGGCTGGCGATGGGGCGCAGCAACCAACACCTCCTTTGATGCCACTGCCAACTGCAGGCGTGAACGCATCTTCCGCCATGGGTGATACCGGCATATACCGATACCATAAGCAAATCAGCAAGTCGTTCCAAGATGATTTGATCTACTGTCCTAGGACGTTGCTGAACAAAGAGGAACTAAACCAGTGCTACCAAATGGATATGCTAATGATGATGGAAATGCAGCAGCAACTACAACAACTGCCCCAGCACGTTCAGCAGCTATCTCACCcgcagcagcagcagcagcaactGCTGGCAGGTTCAGCTACCTCTGGTGCAGCTCCTCAGGGTCTACAGAGCATCAAGTTTAACCCATATACCTCTCAGAGCTTCAATCCTTCAGGTGCAACTTCACCAAGTTCGTAA
- the USV1 gene encoding Usv1p (Syntenic homolog of Ashbya gossypii AFL136W; Syntenic homolog of Saccharomyces cerevisiae YPL230W (USV1) and YMR182C (RGM1)): MVIKKRPAGWAKRQSRSFKCSGYGNCEMSFTRAEHLARHIRKHTGEKPFQCEVCSRYFSRIDNLKQHRESVHAMGSRRGEHGTVRSTGMSRKFSSSSLSSSSSSSSLSSALLLASMPSLATIASSSEVSTASPRSLSPHENVERPGTAAAATVAATKASNRPVLPPIFVGNPVLDTYAPLQREPAPMCGERADTHLRDLQFNAAATENSIRSMRMTSAASKFSTTPPAVTKRYNTGTHVGRISVSSMLSWGYDSTV; encoded by the coding sequence ATGGTAATAAAGAAGCGGCCTGCAGGTTGGGCAAAGAGACAGAGCCGCTCTTTTAAGTGCAGTGGCTACGGCAATTGTGAAATGTCTTTTACTAGAGCAGAACACCTGGCTCGTCATATTAGAAAACACACCGGCGAGAAACCGTTTCAGTGTGAGGTATGCAGTCGTTATTTCAGTAGAATAGATAACCTGAAACAGCACCGCGAATCGGTTCATGCCATGGGATCAAGAAGGGGTGAGCATGGTACAGTTCGGTCAACAGGGATGTCGCGCAAGttttcttcatcttcattgTCTTCCTCTTCGTCTTCGTCATCTTTATCATCTGCATTACTATTAGCATCGATGCCGTCACTTGCTACGATCGCTTCATCTTCCGAGGTATCCACGGCATCGCCTAGGTCTTTGTCGCCGCATGAGAACGTAGAACGGCCTGGCactgctgctgctgctaCTGTAGCAGCTACCAAGGCCTCCAATAGACCGGTGCTTCCACCTATTTTTGTTGGTAATCCCGTGCTCGATACTTATGCGCCCTTGCAGCGCGAGCCCGCACCTATGTGTGGTGAGCGTGCTGACACACATTTAAGAGATCTGCAATTCAACGCTGCTGCAACGGAAAACTCCATACGCTCGATGAGAATGACATCTGCAGCGTCGAAGTTTTCAACGACTCCGCCTGCGGTGACCAAACGCTACAACACCGGCACGCACGTCGGTCGCATCTCCGTGAGCTCCATGCTATCGTGGGGATATGACTCCACCGTATAG
- the FAS2 gene encoding trifunctional fatty acid synthase subunit FAS2 (Syntenic homolog of Ashbya gossypii AFL138W; Syntenic homolog of Saccharomyces cerevisiae YPL231W (FAS2)) produces the protein MVMKPEVEQELAHVLLTELLAYQFASPVRWIETQDVFLKNYNTERVVEIGPSPTLATMAQRTIKSKYESYDAALSLRRQVLCYGKDANEIYYTKAPAEPAAEPKSQSAAPAAPAAAPAATPAAAPAAAPAAAPAPAAPAAVGAFDSLGDEPIKTSLLLHVLVAQKLKKGLDAVPMSKTIKDLVGGKSTVQNEIIGDLGKEFSSAPEKVEEIPLEELAATLEETYDGKLGKHSSSLISRLMSSKMPGGFTITVARKYLEKRWSLQAGRQDSVLLMSLVNEPASRLGSEADAHAFLDSVVEKYASMAKIDLAALSASSSAGAGGQAGGAMVDAAALEAITKDHKIMARQQLTVLSRYLDMDLNKGEKKYLEEKDNVLALQEQLDYLNRELGSFFIEGISTSFSRKKARVFDSSWNWAKQSLLTLYFQIIHGVLKNVDRELVSEAINIMNRSNEALIKFMEYHVSHTDESKGDHYQLAKTLGQQLIDNCKQVLDVDPVYKDITKPVAPKTVIDKNGSIIYSEEPRENIRKLSQYVQEMALGSSLTKQSQPTIQEDLTRVYKAISAQATQSNISESTKLEFEKLYGELLEFLESSNEIDASVSTRLAGVDDDALDRDSTKEVASLPTKTHIKNTASSTIPRETIPFLHLKRQQTTGDWTYDRQLSSLFLDGLEKAAINGVSFSGKNVLITGAGQGSIGAEILQGLIQGGAKVIVTTSRFSKKVTDYYQSIYAKYGARGSTLVVVPFNQGSKQDVEALIDYIYDSPKKGGLGWDLDAIIPFAAIPENGIEIDQIDSKSEFAHRIMLTNILRMLGYVKTQKADRGIETRPAQVILPLSHNHGLFGGDGLYSESKLSLETLFNRWHSESWYNQLTICGAIIGWTRGTGLMSTNNIIAEGIEKIGVRTFTQKEMAFNLLGLLIPEVVQLCQKAPVMADLNGGLQYIEKLKAFTNKIRSDLVETSEVRKAVSRETTLEYKVINGADADAGYIQVYVQPRANIQMNFPKLKSYEEIKKLAPPELQDMLDLEKVIVVTGFAEVGPWGSSRTRWEMEAYGEFSLEGCVEMAWIMGLIKYHNGNLAGRPYTGWVDAKTKAPVEDKDVKAKYESYILEHSGIRLIEPELFNGYDPENKVLIQEVVVEQDLEPFEASKTTAEQFKRKHGDKVEIFEIPESGEYSIRLLKGSTLYIPKALRTDRLVAGQIPTGWDARTYGIPEDTISQVDPITLFVLVSVVEAFISSGITDPYEMYKYVHVSEVGNCSGSGMGGLTAMNGIFKGRFMDKQVQMDALQESFINTMSAWVNMLLISSSGPIKTPVGACATAVESVDVGVETITLGKAKICIVGGFDDFQEESSQEFGNMNATSNTLDEFEYGRNPAEMCRPTTTTRNGFMEAQGAGIQVIMNADLALKMGVPIYGIVALTATASDKIGRSVPAPGRGLLTTAREHHGDLKFPSTVLNIGYRKRQLASRERQIKEWLETEMELLQEEAQDVPVEDQASYIAERSEEISREAEKQLKAAKAHWGNEFYKKDPRIAPIRGALATYGLGIDDLGVASFHGTSTKANDKNESSTINQMLKHLGRSEGNPVIGVFQKYLTGHPKGAAGAWMINGALQILNSGIVPGNRNADNIDEVMEQFEHILYPSHSIKTDGVKAVSVTSFGFGQKGAQAILIHPDYLYAALSEEVYLEYSSKLDAREKLAYKFFHNGMINNSLFVAKDKAPYADELEEGVYLDPLVRVRHNPAKSTFTFGPNQIQEGSFVSKENRQTADLVTKLVKDAKSGSSQASAGGIGVDVELISAVNVDNVTFLERNFTEAEINYCNSQPSRQSSLAGLWSAKEAVFKSLGVKSRGAGAALKEIEIARDQYTGAPIVVLHGAASQAAADAGVRSVKVSISHDDLQSVAVAIADK, from the coding sequence ATGGTTATGAAACCTGAAGTTGAGCAAGAACTTGCTCATGTGTTATTGACCGAATTGTTAGCCTATCAATTCGCTTCCCCTGTTAGATGGATTGAAACTCAAGATGTTTTCTTGAAGAATTATAATACTGAGAGGGTTGTCGAAATTGGGCCTTCTCCTACTTTGGCTACTATGGCTCAGCGTACTATTAAGAGCAAGTACGAGTCATACGATGCTGCTTTATCTTTACGGAGACAGGTGTTGTGTTACGGTAAGGATGCGAATGAGATCTACTACACGAAGGCTCCTGCCGAGCCTGCTGCCGAACCAAAATCCCAGAGTGCAGCACCAGCAGCTCCTGCAGCGGCCCCTGCTGCTACTCCTGCAGCTGCCCCTGCAGCTGCCCCAGCGGCTGCCCCAGCGCCCGCGGCCCCAGCAGCTGTGGGAGCCTTTGACTCCCTTGGTGATGAACCTATCAAGACCTCTTTGTTGTTGCATGTTTTGGTTGCAcagaagttgaagaaggGTCTTGATGCTGTTCCTATGTCTAAAACCATTAAGGACTTGGTTGGCGGTAAGTCTACTGTTCAGAACGAAATCATTGGAGATCTAGGAAAGGAGTTCAGCAGTGCGCCAGAAAAGGTCGAAGAGATACCATTGGAAGAGTTGGCTGCAACCCTAGAGGAAACCTACGATGGAAAATTGGGTAAGCACTCTTCCTCTTTGATTTCTAGGTTAATGTCTTCAAAGATGCCTGGTGGGTTTACCATCACCGTTGCTAGAAAGTACTTAGAGAAACGGTGGTCTTTGCAAGCTGGAAGACAAGATTCTGTTCTGTTGATGTCTTTGGTTAACGAGCCTGCCTCTCGTTTGGGTTCTGAGGCGGATGCACACGCATTCCTAGACTCAGTTGTCGAAAAGTATGCTTCCATGGCCAAGATTGACTTAGCTGCTCTTTCTGCTTCTTCCAGTGCAGGTGCAGGAGGTCAAGCAGGTGGCGCTATGGTGGATGCTGCTGCTTTGGAGGCTATTACCAAGGATCACAAGATTATGGCTCGTCAACAATTGACGGTATTGTCGCGCTACTTAGATATGGATTTGAACAAGGGCGAGAAGAAGTATTTGGAAGAAAAGGACAATGTGTTAGCATTGCAAGAACAATTAGACTACTTGAACAGAGAGTTGGGCTCCTTTTTCATTGAAGGTATCAGTACTTCTTTCTCTAGGAAGAAAGCGAGAGTTTTCGATTCCTCCTGGAACTGGGCCAAACAATCCTTACTTACATTGTACTTCCAGATCATTCATGGTGTTTTGAAAAACGTTGATAGAGAGCTTGTTTCCGAAGCTATTAACATCATGAACAGATCTAACGAAGCTTTGATTAAGTTTATGGAATACCACGTGTCTCACACTGACGAATCCAAGGGTGACCACTACCAGTTGGCAAAGACACTAGGTCAACAATTGATTGACAACTGTAAGCAGGTTCTTGACGTCGACCCTGTTTACAAGGATATTACTAAGCCAGTCGCACCAAAGACTGTTATTGACAAGAATGGTAGTATCATCTACTCTGAGGAACCAAGGGAGAACATTAGAAAGTTGTCTCAATATGTCCAGGAGATGGCATTAGGTAGTTCTTTAACAAAGCAGTCTCAACCAACTATCCAAGAGGATTTGACTCGTGTATACAAGGCTATTTCTGCGCAAGCTACTCAATCAAACATTTCCGAGTCTACTAAGTTGGAGTTCGAGAAGCTTTACGGTGAATTGTTGGAATTCTTGGAATCTTCCAATGAAATTGATGCATCTGTTTCGACCCGTCTTGCTGGtgttgatgatgatgcCTTGGATAGAGACTCTACCAAGGAAGTCGCATCTTTACCAACTAAGACTCACATTAAAAACACCGCATCTTCAACTATTCCAAGGGAAACCATTCCTTTCTTGCATTTGAAGAGACAACAAACCACTGGTGACTGGACTTATGACAGACAGCTCTCTAGCTTGTTCTTGGATGGTTTGGAAAAAGCTGCTATTAACGGTGTTTCATTCAGTGGTAAGAACGTTTTGATCACCGGTGCTGGTCAGGGTTCCATTGGTGCAGAAATTTTGCAAGGTTTGATCCAAGGTGGTGCTAAAGTCATCGTTACCACTTCTCGTTTCTCAAAGAAGGTTACTGATTATTACCAATCTATCTATGCTAAGTATGGTGCCAGAGGTTCTACACTGGTTGTGGTTCCATTCAACCAGGGTTCCAAGCAAGATGTTGAAGCCTTGATTGACTACATTTATGACAGTCCAAAGAAAGGTGGTTTGGGCTGGGATTTGGATGCTATTATTCCATTCGCCGCTATTCCAGAGAATGGTATTGAGATAGATCAAATTGATTCAAAATCTGAGTTTGCTCATAGAATTATGTTGACTAACATTTTGAGAATGTTAGGTTATGTTAAGACTCAAAAGGCTGACAGGGGTATTGAAACGAGACCCGCTCAAGTTATTTTACCGCTATCTCACAACCATGGTTTATTCGGTGGAGATGGTTTGTATTCCGAGTCTAAGTTGTCTTTAGAGACTTTGTTCAACAGATGGCATTCTGAGTCTTGGTATAACCAATTGACCATTTGTGGTGCTATTATTGGTTGGACTAGAGGTACCGGTTTGATGTCTACAAACAACATCATTGCAGAGGGAATTGAGAAGATTGGTGTCCGTACTTTCACTCAAAAGGAGATGGCATTCAACTTGTTAGGTTTGTTGATTCCTGAAGTTGTTCAATTGTGTCAAAAGGCTCCTGTGATGGCTGACTTAAACGGTGGTCTACAATATATTGAAAAGTTGAAGGCCTTCACTAATAAAATCCGTAGTGATTTGGTTGAGACTTCTGAAGTGAGAAAGGCAGTTTCTCGTGAAACCACTTTAGAGTACAAGGTTATCAACGGTGCTGATGCCGATGCTGGTTACATACAAGTTTATGTTCAACCAAGAGCCAACATTCAAATGAACTTCCCTAAATTGAAGAGTTATGAGGAGATTAAGAAGCTCGCACCACCTGAGTTGCAAGACATGTTGGACTTGGAGAAGGTCATCGTTGTTACTGGTTTTGCTGAAGTTGGTCCATGGGGTTCTTCTAGAACTAGATGGGAAATGGAAGCTTACGGTGAATTCTCTCTCGAGGGTTGTGTTGAAATGGCCTGGATAATGGGGTTGATCAAGTACCATAACGGTAATTTGGCTGGTCGTCCATACACTGGATGGGTTGACGCCAAGACAAAGGCACCTGTCGAAGACAAGGATGTTAAAGCCAAATATGAGAGTTATATCCTAGAACATTCTGGTATTAGATTGATTGAGCCTGAACTCTTCAACGGTTACGATCCAGAAAACAAGGTTCTCATCCAGGAAGTCGTTGTTGAACAAGATTTGGAACCATTTGAAGCCTCTAAGACTACCGCTGAACAGTTCAAGCGTAAGCATGGTGATAAGGTGGAGATCTTCGAAATCCCAGAGTCTGGTGAGTACTCCATTAGATTGCTCAAGGGCTCAACTTTGTACATTCCAAAGGCGTTGAGAACAGACCGTCTTGTCGCCGGTCAAATTCCAACCGGTTGGGACGCTAGAACTTACGGTATCCCTGAAGATACCATTTCTCAAGTTGACCCTATTACTTTGTTTGTCTTGGTTTCTGTTGTTGAAGCTTTCATCTCTTCTGGTATCACTGATCCATATGAGATGTACAAGTATGTCCATGTTTCCGAGGTTGGTAACTGTTCAGGTTCCGGTATGGGTGGTTTGACTGCCATGAATGGTATTTTCAAAGGCCGTTTCATGGATAAGCAGGTTCAAATGGACGCATTGCAAGAGTCCTTTATTAACACCATGTCTGCATGGGTTAATATGTTGTTGATCTCCTCGAGTGGTCCTATAAAGACTCCTGTTGGTGCATGTGCAACCGCCGTTGAGTCTGTCGATGTCGGTGTTGAAACCATTACCTTAGGTAAGGCAAAGATCTGTATTGTTGGTGGTTTCGATGACTTCCAAGAAGAAAGTTCTCAAGAATTCGGTAATATGAATGCCACTTCCAACACTTTGGATGAATTTGAGTATGGCCGTAACCCAGCAGAGATGTGTAGACCTACTACCACTACTCGTAACGGTTTCATGGAAGCTCAGGGTGCTGGTATTcaagttattatgaatGCAGATCTAGCTTTGAAGATGGGTGTGCCAATTTATGGTATTGTCGCTTTAACTGCTACTGCTTCGGACAAGATTGGAAGATCTGTCCCAGCTCCAGGTAGGGGTCTTTTGACTACAGCAAGAGAACATCATGGTGACCTAAAATTCCCATCAACAGTTTTGAACATTGGATATAGAAAGAGACAACTTGCTTCTCGTGAAAGACAGATCAAGGAATGGTTAGAAACTGAAATGGAATTGTTGCAGGAAGAGGCTCAAGATGTTCCAGTTGAGGACCAGGCTTCCTACATCGCAGAGCGTTCTGAAGAGATCTCTCGCGAAGCTGAGAAACAACTAAAGGCTGCAAAGGCCCACTGGGGTAACGAATTCTACAAGAAGGACCCTCGTATCGCCCCAATTCGAGGTGCTTTGGCAACATACGGTCTCGGTATCGACGATCTTGGAGTTGCATCTTTCCATGGAACATCCACTAAGGCCAATGATAAGAACGAATCTTCAACAATAAACCAAATGTTGAAACATCTCGGAAGATCCGAGGGTAACCCTGTTATCGGTGTCTTCCAGAAATACTTGACTGGTCATCCTAAAGGTGCTGCTGGTGCCTGGATGATAAACGGTGCCTTACAAATCTTGAATTCCGGAATTGTCCCAGGTAACCGTAATGCAGACAATATTGATGAAGTTATGGAGCAGTTTGAACACATTTTATATCCATCGCATTCTATTAAAACGGATGGAGTGAAGGCTGTCTCTGTCACATCATTCGGTTTCGGTCAGAAGGGTGCACAGGCAATTCTCATCCATCCCGATTATCTATATGCTGCATTGTCAGAAGAAGTGTACTTGGAATATTCTTCAAAGCTCGATGCGCGTGAAAAATTGGCCTACAAGTTTTTCCATAATGGTATGATTAACAATTCGTTATTCGTTGCCAAGGACAAAGCGCCATATGCCGATGAATTGGAAGAGGGTGTTTACTTGGATCCATTAGTGCGTGTACGTCATAACCCGGCTAAATCCACTTTCACTTTTGGACCTAATCAGATCCAAGAAGGATCTTTCGTTTCTAAAGAGAACAGACAAACTGCAGATCTTGTAACGAAGCTTGTTAAGGATGCAAAATCCGGTTCATCGCAAGCGTCGGCCGGCGGTATCGGTGTTGATGTAGAGCTGATCTCAGCAGTCAACGTGGATAACGTAACCTTCCTCGAGCGTAATTTCACGGAAGCGGAAATAAATTACTGTAATTCGCAACCATCTCGCCAAAGCTCGCTAGCAGGCTTGTGGTCGGCAAAGGAGGCAGTTTTCAAATCTCTAGGAGTTAAATCAAGAGGTGCCGGAGCTGCGCTGAAGGAAATTGAGATTGCCCGTGACCAATATACGGGCGCGCCAATAGTTGTCTTACATGGCGCTGCTTCACAGGCCGCTGCAGATGCAGGTGTCCGCTCAGTGAAGGTATCTATATCACACGACGATCTGCAATCTGTTGCTGTCGCAATAGCTGATAAATGA
- the SSO1 gene encoding syntaxin (Syntenic homolog of Ashbya gossypii AFL139W; Syntenic homolog of Saccharomyces cerevisiae YMR183C (SSO2) and YPL232W (SSO1)), with protein sequence MSNQNPYQSRNIASEGYEMQGYGGQAMGSSDNDDFVQFMNGINEVNRKLDNYSQLISQIEAYQKKLLTEVNEEQEINLRRQLDGFASQASDLQYQLKNEIKYLQQRAIGDPSKVAQAENSRQRFLTLIQDYRVTEANYREENKQQAKRQYRVIQPQASEEEVEAAISDVGGQHIFSQALLNANRRGEAKTALAEVQARHQELLKLEKTMAELTQLFNDMEHLVIEQNEQIEDVDKQVVEAQQDVEQGVGHTNKAVKSARRARRNKIRCILILILILIIVAIAVIVPLATRH encoded by the coding sequence ATGAGCAACCAAAATCCATACCAGTCTCGTAATATTGCGTCCGAGGGCTATGAAATGCAAGGTTATGGCGGCCAAGCCATGGGTAGTTCTGATAACGATGATTTCGTACAGTTTATGAACGGTATTAATGAAGTTAATAGAAAATTGGATAACTACTCACAGTTAATCAGTCAAATAGAAGCATACCAGAAAAAATTATTGACCGAGGTAAACGAAGAGCAAGAAATTAATTTAAGAAGGCAGTTAGATGGCTTTGCCTCCCAGGCGTCTGATTTGCAATACCAGTTAAAAAATGAGATTAAATACCTACAACAACGTGCCATTGGAGACCCATCCAAGGTCGCACAGGCCGAGAACAGCAGACAGCGGTTCTTAACTTTAATTCAAGATTACAGGGTCACTGAAGCCAACTACCGTGAGGAAAATAAGCAACAGGCCAAGAGACAGTACCGTGTGATCCAGCCTCAGGCGTCGGAAGAAGAAGTCGAGGCTGCTATAAGCGATGTTGGTGGCCAGCACATTTTCTCGCAAGCTTTGCTTAATGCTAATAGACGCGGAGAAGCCAAGACTGCATTAGCGGAAGTCCAAGCCCGTCACCAAGAATTACTAAAATTAGAGAAAACCATGGCCGAATTGACCCAGCTATTCAATGACATGGAGCACTTAGTTATAGAGCAAAACGAACAAATCGAGGACGTCGACAAACAGGTTGTCGAAGCTCAACAGGATGTCGAGCAGGGTGTCGGCCACACTAACAAAGCCGTCAAGAGTGCCAGACGTGCCAGAAGAAACAAAATTAGGTGTATTTTAATTTTGATTTTAATCCTCATCATCGTGGCCATCGCAGTTATCGTTCCACTTGCAACAAGGCACTGA